The DNA region ttacagCAGAGCAGGCTAAGTGGGGGGGACATGATTAAGGTGCAtaagattgagggatatggacaaggtgagtagggagcagccgttccccttggttgaggattCAATTACGAAGGGCACAGTTTTAAGGTAAGTGACATgagattcagaagggatttgagaaaaacaatTTTCAGtcaagagggtggtgggaatctggaatgcactgcctgggaaggtggtgaaaGCCTGAAATCTTACAaccttaaaaaaatatttggatgagcacttgaactataatattcaaggatatgggacaagtgcaggtaAATGTGATTAgcacgcctttagtggtagttattgtcagtgcagactcaatgggcctaagcaccttttctgtgctgtgtgaatcTATGGATAGCTTGACAGTTCCTTGAGTTCTCAGTTTGAATGTGTTGATGTACTTTTCATGCACATTCATGCTGACTTTTCGTAACCTAAAGGGCATTTTACCTCCCACAGAAGATGTCTGGGGACCACACCCTCTCCAAAAGGCTACCTtatcaatccaaacaaatccacagGGTTCAGACCTGCTCTTACCAGGTGTAATCTGCACAAGTCAGGTCTCAGACACCTCTAACCCAAAACTAGACAAGTGGAGGCAGATGATGATTTCTATGGATGGCTGCCTCTGTGAAACGTGCAAATCCCGTTCCGGCCCATTTCTGACCCCAGGAAAACAGGAGGCTGTAACTGGGAGACAGACCATCCAGATTCAGGCCTCCTCATCATTGTCCTCAtgagaaagaggctcaggaggCACTGTTGGAGGGAGAGACCCTAATTCCTTTTGCATTTTACCTGTCCCCGTGATGGGACCATCCCTGCACAAGAGGCATGTCCAGCAGCAAATGTCCCTGCACTGGGCTGCTGCTGGCCAGAAGGTGCAGGCGCTACAATCTGAGACAGAATCTGCCTCATTTCATTCAAAGTTTCATTGCTTCTTTGTAGAAGCTGACAAAGAAGCTCATTCTGCTGCTGAAGAATCTCGTTGTTTCTTTGCAGCTTTTGGGTAACATCCATTTTAAATTCAGTCAAAGTTTGTAGAAGCAAGTTAGAAGTGGCCTGATAACTCTCCGTACTTCGAACCTGTTCCTGATGTAAACGTGCAAAAGGTTTCAGATCATCTTCATTTTCTTCACCAGCAGCATGGGCCTGATGTTGTCCGTGAGCTCGTGAAGACAGTGGAGCTTCAACTCCAGAAGGTTCAGAGcgccctccctccaccacagcagCCAGAGCATCACAGGCCTCCTCCTTCACACAAGCCACAATATTGAACTTGAACTTATCAACATGACCCTCCTGACAATCCTCTCCCTCCACTGCAGCTGCcatgccacattgctgtgaggtatTCACCTCCGTCCCTTCCTCATCAGTCTTTTCAGGAATCTCGGATGTTGTTAACACTCCTCCACCAGCCTCTGATGTGTCCATGGACACCTGTATATCTTTCAGGAGGAAGAAAATCACAATTATTGTCTTTTGTCATGTAAATTAACTCTCCTCCTGATGATTTAAACACTCAGCTGCTGACATCACCTTCGCTCATCCCCATATCTGATCCGCCATTGGTTATCGTGGGGTTGGAAAGGCCAAACAGCTTCCTCATGAACTCCTGCTGTTTTGTCCGCTCGATGTATGGAACCTGGCCTCCAGTCAACGAGCGCTCCTGAGTGTTATGGGCCAGCTTTACCtaaaggaagaaatgaaaataaaaaataaatcatgGTTCAGACTTTGCTGTGCTGTCTTGTGACACATTTTCTGAGTGCTGGAGACAGCTTTCCGCCTGCACACAGGAGGATGTCTGATTAGAGATCAATCTTAGGACAAAGTCAGAGCCAACTCCAAGACAACTGCATTTTACAACACCTCataaaattagtttttaaaaatcgTCATCTTTCCGTATTTGCAACTCAAAACATTTCACAAATTAACACACACAAATATTGAATATTCAGATATTGCTCTCTTGTCCATTGCAGGGAAACTTGTGCATGAGCAGCAGCTTCTATGTCTCCTTTTGGTGATGTTTGGTGATCTGGTCAAAGGTTAAATTAACCTTGAAACAATTGGGACTGATggtgggagagattggacaaagacACCACTAAGACAGACAGTGCTTTAGAAGGACAGCACCCCTGTGTGAGCACTGGAGGGTAAACAACACAGAC from Mustelus asterias chromosome 8, sMusAst1.hap1.1, whole genome shotgun sequence includes:
- the LOC144497024 gene encoding uncharacterized protein LOC144497024 — translated: MEGKRYKCEVCNKGFVTFTSLLKHQRVHTGEKPFTCEECDKSFSDSSNLRRHQRIHTGEKPFRCEVCDKSFADSSTLRQHKGVHTREKPFTYEVKLAHNTQERSLTGGQVPYIERTKQQEFMRKLFGLSNPTITNGGSDMGMSEDIQVSMDTSEAGGGVLTTSEIPEKTDEEGTEVNTSQQCGMAAAVEGEDCQEGHVDKFKFNIVACVKEEACDALAAVVEGGRSEPSGVEAPLSSRAHGQHQAHAAGEENEDDLKPFARLHQEQVRSTESYQATSNLLLQTLTEFKMDVTQKLQRNNEILQQQNELLCQLLQRSNETLNEMRQILSQIVAPAPSGQQQPSAGTFAAGHASCAGMVPSRGQVKCKRN